The stretch of DNA aGCAGGGAACAATACCGTTGCAATAGGAAAACGATtgtgtggattgggctgaaggtgaaagagacatatatggtgatattgtctctgaattccagaggatggtgtaacaaaaacatactccctccattcaactccacactacacatttgttttctcacgtttgtcaacgcttgtgtttacgcaattttttttctttagcctgatattttaatgtactcctaaaaatctaagtcattataataaaagtttgatatttttctggtgatattgtctctgaattccataggatggggtaacaaaaaatgtaacaaaaaacataaataattaaactttaattcaaaccaccaccataatctaaatacaacttacaatgccagataataattaaagacttaattattagaatctgatgcattattaggatactcattatgaatttcggtatagagcaagtcgtagatcggcccttcattatcaccgggaagcgcaggtggaatgacctctctctcccatgacataggcacggtggcaagaatgtaatgcttcctgcaatgttttagcagatgatgatgaagatgagtcgcaacccatagataagggccttgtttttttatcatccgaatagaagtcctctttctctgcatcttcccccgcaaatctagcccctaattttcttgcctgacgaaaactatgatggcagttggcttcgtcaaacacgataaaagtgaagcctacaaaaccttgcttgtttgtagacacaggacacacttttttaaccgcggtgaaaccggagtttggaagcatttgcgtcaaccacccaaaattagggtttaaaccctttccattcacaccataatgaaccgggagattatggagaattcaagtaaaaggttgtgcgtaacgagaacgtgattgtagctcaTCAACCATGTTTTTAGAGAGATATTTAGAaagaaattagagagtaaatgtttgataatttagaatttgacctaaaacattatgaagacatatttatagaattattttggtcaaattgaatatttattaaagttcagttttgaatgcagtaatcaaattgaaaaatctaatcaaatactgacaacggaAGAATTGAAACACCGTTATCTCATAATAGacaataataacggttacaaaaaatccgtagcaataacataacaacgggtaacaaaaaccgttgttggtgttaatttagtaacggttttcgaaatgcctatatcttaaactggtaacggttttctaacaatcattgataagagtgattctataacgagtttttggaaaccgttaaaagttTTTGACAACGTTTTTTTAATCAGtcgttgtcaaattataataacaacggttttcgagggaaaccgtaattcctattagcgcggtctaggtttccgccaatatttggaaaacagtaatctaagtgtcgttattaaatgcattaaaacgttgtgatacgctccttattgattgccatatttggcgtagtgattgaacggaggagataatatttaagtacaaaacacgggatcctcGAACTCGACTAAACGGCTAGGTGCAATACAACAACATAATAAAAAGACtcaaagataaataaacaaacttgcaaaatgaCTCAATGATTTTGCAATGATAAACgattttgcaaagttaatttactcgataaagcataagtctttttcagttttaGACTCGtttgcacacttgtaaaaatgaattaagcaaggtATTTATAATGTCCATGTAGTATACTttacacattaaaatatcttacactcataagcacaagtgattaaaaaaaataatgtaagtagtttgcttgggcaacatgcacaagTCAACCGAAATCTCCATCAAGCAACCGAGTATTTctcctcaagaaatcggtgcctaagaaTGCAAGAAATCAGATTACGCATACACAAATATGGGTTGGGTTTTTCatcaagaaacaagcataaatggttgtgtttatcGGAACCATAAACATTTTCATAAATGTAAAAAgtaaacaacccatttatagaaagtgtcttattgtgcaaaCAAACTCCTTAACAAGACATTGAAAGCTTTATTTCTTCAAAGACATCAAAGCATTTTTCAAAAAACTATTTGTGAACATTGAAAGCATTTTAACAAAggttcaaatattttcgaaataattCTTTTAAGAACGAGTCGGAAGTAACACTTGACTGAactgttgtttttgtttttgcacctaaacgtaaattcgaGTTAAAGATCTCCTACAACACATGACTTTAACACTATTGACAAttttcatctttgatcttcatgatgactTTTTTGATACCCTTGAATTGATAATTGAAccttcatgctacatggttaaaaTTTAAGAGGCACGCaattaaataaacaataagattaatttgtcttaaggcatcatcaacattAACTAATAATCAAATTGGGTCTCTTCATTTGTCAAGCACGAAACGGTTTATGTAATACACTAATTTGAGTGTagattatataattatattatagTCATAAATTCTTTTAGGGTTGACTTATATATCGATTTATGTATTATATCTATATATGCCCGTGGaattttgcacgggttctaaTCTAGTTTTAGAATAAAACGATCACATACCGTTAGATGATCCAATTTTATAAAAAGTTTATTCACTCATGGCTAATACATGAATTACTTCATCTCCTTACATAATAGAATCACTTCTAGTATGAGACCGTCTCGTAGCAAGATAATATGAGCTTTGTTTATTTGATATTTTGATGTTCAACAAGTAAAATCCTTAAACTCCATCAAATTTGattaaaacaaacaaagaaaagaaaacacacaataatacaagtcttactcaTCAATTTTCAACATGAACGAAAAACAACACTCAGAAATACTGAGGTACATATGATTAGAATGATAGGTTTTTAGCCAAATCTATTCACCGTCGTCGCCGTGATGACGGTGATGGTGTTTCTCCTTGACTTCCTCCTTGGCCTCCTTCTTTTCATGGTGTTCATGGAATGCAAAGCCACCAGCAGCAACCCCAACTGCGGCCGCGATTTCTTCGCTTACCTTGTGTTTGTGCTCGTTCTCTGGGTCCTTTTTAGCCTTGTGCTTTTCATGCTGCATTCAAATTATGTAAGGAACCGTTGATAGACATATTACGGAGTAATAATACATTATACATTACTGACATTTCAGAACAATTAGGGCAGCTTCTCTATTTATAATTCTTTTATTACAGTATAATTCTTTTTACCTCGTTTATTTAGTCGGACTATTTATGTAAAGTGTTGCCGCGATGACTCTAATGTATATATCGTAAACTAAAGTCAACCCCAAAAAAACTCATCGAAAACATATAAATTCATATCCGACCGGAAAAAAGAAAATTGATATGAGTAACCTGAATATATTATAACCCTTTGAGTTGAACAGATATTGAACCAAATACGATATTGAACTAAGGTCAACCCAACATGTTAAACCATTTTTTGACACCTTGTTTAAGAAAATTATGACCCAAAAGCACATGAACCAATTAAAGTGATAAATCAAAATAATGAACCCGATTAAAATCAGACAgaaattaaaactaaggtcaacCGAATAAAAGCAAACCGATTTAACCCTTTTCTTATCATCCCTAATGTCCCAAACGTTATTTACCTGAAGATTATCCAAGAAAAAAAAACGTCAAACCATTCCTCAGAACACATGAAACATATTATTTGTACGTCTTATACCAAAATGTTTCATGGATTCCACAATATGGAAAAACAGAAAACCAATGTTATAGTCATTGTACAGATCATGATAAATAACAAAGGTTAACATATAATTGAGACTGAGAggatattatttaaggaggagaTAAAAGTCGGAAGACGATATAGAAAGAATTAAAGAGAAATTACCATGGCGTAGAGACCAGCGCCAATGGCGGCAGCCTCACCAAGGTGTTCAAGGTTCTTGTGGTGCTTCAACTCCTCCTCGGGAGTCTTAGGCGCTTTCTCTTCGTCGTCTTTGTGGTGGAACAAGTGGTGGTGCTTGTGCTCCTCCTCAGACATTTTCTTTGAACTTGATTGAGCAaaactaatcacacaattatttAATGTATGTGGACTAGTACTTAGCAAATATTAATTAGCTTGAATAACATTGAATCATCACGGATTCTTTATATAGGCAtacttcatttatttatttacaattttatgtaataatgtaGATTATAAAAGACTCATCCCTACCTTCCAATTATTTATTTGTCTTTGATTTAAAAACTCTTCGCAATGAatataaaagataaacaaatgattgatagTGAGGGATTGATAGTGAGGGAGGTGATTAACGGCCGGGTTATTTTTTAATTGCTGTTTGTCGCTCAACTTGGCTTAATCATATAGTAGAATGTTTCCACAAAGAACATGCCATGGATTATTCGACCGCGTAGTTGATATTAATATATGATTTCTGAAAGTCATTGTTAATTATTTGCTATTGTTATAATCAACAAAATGTAGGAGTGGGTGGCATCAACTTTTCACATTTGACGACATGGTTGCTCATCCATAACTAGGGATGGCAACAGAATTCAGATCCTGCCCAGATCCTGAGATCCAGATTCTACGAAGCGGATATGAATCGCGATATTTAAGATCCAGTGGATAAGGATATGGATATAGATTGTATGGTCGAGATCCAGATTCTATCCTTAaatccatttttatttcattttcttaaaaaataagTTCAGCTAAACAAATAGTAAAATTATATGCTttgttcttttaatttttttcataaatcaaaccatgattttttctgattaacattttttgattaaaaaaagaTACTTTTTTAGTGTTATTATAATTTCATTagactttatttttatgcttttagaACTTTAGCTTTATTATTAGTATCTAATAAAGGAAAATAGTATGTTACGGAGTACGTCGTagtaaaatacaaaaaataatattttcatattttaagaaAGACTTTTCTTTTATTATCAAAAGGATATGGATATATCCTGATCCAATCCAGATCCTGCGGATCCAatccatagtcgtcaggttgtaatcttcgattgacctgatggctatactttgactttcgccttgtccaagcctcagtcaaagtgggggctctgtagatacctcatttctgtacctcccgcaaaccacccggtgatgattgggccgcatctttggtacgcagaacgatttatgacagttcgtaagtttatcgtcaagtgatagctcaaatacttgtgtctacctcttaattgtcatctacgtaccgatacggtcgttttggcagtaattagagtacatttggagtccgggtcaaaaaaaccgtcttcattttctaaaaccgagtcagaatgttctggaatgttccggatatttctattccatattttgcaatcttttaatctttggtaaagcattttccgtaatattcacacaaaatattaaggaaaataagattaatccgttattccataaccaaaacacgaaaatctttcttccacaggaggaaaccacttgggaaaggaagcagcaggtgctgcgcctcttcctagagacgcagtgcctgctgcgcctcttcccaagtccttttctgcgtatttttcgtgtcttttcatatcttttcgagattcacttccaaagtttctccgaaaaccctaatttcctccgtgtgattagtataaatagagaccttcgatctcacatatttctcacgcgagtgtccgcccttctcttctccctttgcattctaaaccacgttcttactttttggcgcctacgtgcttgaactttcgaccacgtaagctcagatctttctgagtaccagcctcgttttgcatgaccgaccaatttgaccaactccaccataatcaacttaatcaatctgtttaattcctcttacgagggcactttcgtctacattcgagttgAGCATCTCTAAACGtgtacttagttcatctcgtttcgtcaaacatgtaagtctgagggtgtataatccctattttaattattctttattattgtaatcatattgtaaagtttatgtcgaaaatatgtataaaaccgatttctaaagccgtgtttaaaacccctttttacggatttatcaggagacaaccgtcgagaaaggacgcagcaactgctgcgcctcttcaaagggacgcagcacatgctgcgcctcttcgtgaggctgctgcagttcctgcttcatttcttcttccttcgtcttttgttaatttgtttgtttttcttttgttttcaatcgttcgttGTTTCTTTGACATAATAACTTAAGCATAATAATCTGACATATCATTAATAcatcattaattaattcatcttttagttcccgacttaaatcccaagtaattcatat from Silene latifolia isolate original U9 population chromosome 10, ASM4854445v1, whole genome shotgun sequence encodes:
- the LOC141608906 gene encoding abscisic stress-ripening protein 3-like; translated protein: MSEEEHKHHHLFHHKDDEEKAPKTPEEELKHHKNLEHLGEAAAIGAGLYAMHEKHKAKKDPENEHKHKVSEEIAAAVGVAAGGFAFHEHHEKKEAKEEVKEKHHHRHHGDDGE